The Thermodesulfobacteriota bacterium genome contains a region encoding:
- a CDS encoding tripartite tricarboxylate transporter substrate binding protein produces the protein MRKILLICLVILLAVTTGVYAKSFPKRNITAVVVWGAGGGTDTCNRIIHAEMSKFLGVNVNVINKTGGVAGSVGMSYAYSRPHDGYTLCGLSESNVTAGVQGGWNKKFDVWDTFIVGGSPDVLSVTPDTPYKTLKDLIEAAKKKPNSIKAAASGAGSIHHLNLLAVENGSGADFNFIPYKGSAPSQNAAMTGEVQVVVTSLAEQQQLLRGGKLRALGMLIPDSFKVEGLGTIPSSFDSYPGLSKYLPISQAIGFAVPADAPKAAKATLVKAFKKAMATSKVKNWAKENYYLLSGKTGAESKKVFSALESNFAWTLWELKAATVNPAKLGIPKP, from the coding sequence ATGAGAAAGATTTTACTTATCTGTCTGGTAATATTGTTGGCGGTAACGACCGGTGTGTATGCCAAAAGCTTTCCCAAACGAAATATCACAGCCGTGGTCGTCTGGGGCGCCGGCGGTGGAACCGATACCTGCAACCGAATTATCCACGCTGAGATGTCAAAATTCCTGGGTGTGAATGTCAACGTCATTAACAAAACGGGAGGTGTGGCCGGTTCGGTGGGAATGAGCTATGCCTACTCCCGGCCCCACGATGGATATACGCTGTGCGGTCTTTCCGAATCGAATGTCACTGCCGGTGTCCAGGGGGGCTGGAACAAGAAGTTCGATGTGTGGGACACCTTTATTGTGGGTGGATCTCCGGATGTACTATCCGTCACACCTGACACGCCTTACAAAACCCTTAAGGACCTCATTGAAGCTGCCAAGAAAAAACCCAACAGCATCAAAGCGGCAGCCAGCGGTGCAGGCTCCATTCACCATTTGAATCTGCTGGCAGTGGAAAACGGCTCCGGGGCCGACTTTAACTTTATTCCCTACAAGGGTTCCGCTCCCAGCCAGAATGCAGCCATGACCGGCGAGGTTCAGGTGGTGGTCACTTCTCTGGCAGAACAACAGCAGCTTCTGCGCGGAGGCAAATTAAGGGCACTGGGAATGCTGATCCCGGATTCTTTCAAGGTGGAAGGGTTGGGAACGATCCCGTCTTCGTTTGATTCGTATCCCGGATTATCCAAATATCTGCCTATTTCTCAAGCGATCGGATTTGCCGTTCCAGCCGACGCGCCTAAAGCAGCCAAGGCAACTCTGGTGAAGGCATTTAAAAAAGCAATGGCCACCAGCAAAGTCAAAAACTGGGCCAAAGAAAATTACTACCTGCTTTCGGGCAAAACCGGGGCGGAGTCAAAAAAAGTATTCAGCGCCTTGGAGTCCAATTTTGCATGGACACTGTGGGAATTAAAAGCCGCTACGGTCAATCCCGCAAAACTCGGTATTCCAAAGCCTTAG
- a CDS encoding aldo/keto reductase yields MNYRRLGRSGLKVSELALGTMNFGYPTPASEAVNIIDAAIDAGINLIDCADVYADGQSEKILGDALVKSHKRQKVLITSKVFSKTGNGPNDCGNTKYHIINACEKSLKQLKTDIIDIYFLHRTDFSVPQKETLEALDLLIRQGKIRYIACSTHPAWRVVEALWIAETNRYPKFICEQSPYNLLDRRIENEILPMCQAYDLGMMTWSPLAQGVLAGRYKNAARLPKQSRGSQKKIFAERITQKGVDVALDLNRCASAKGCTLAQIAVAWILRNHSVTSVIIGPRTLNHLKELLSASKIKLNSEDMKYCNRLVPPGTFVSDHFNTAGWI; encoded by the coding sequence GTGAATTACCGGCGTCTGGGAAGATCAGGCCTAAAAGTTTCCGAGCTGGCACTGGGAACCATGAATTTTGGATATCCCACCCCGGCTTCAGAAGCTGTAAACATAATTGATGCAGCTATCGATGCCGGTATCAACCTTATTGACTGCGCCGATGTTTATGCCGACGGTCAAAGTGAAAAAATACTGGGCGATGCATTGGTTAAAAGCCACAAACGTCAAAAAGTCCTCATTACCAGCAAGGTCTTTAGTAAAACAGGCAATGGACCGAACGATTGCGGAAACACTAAGTACCACATCATCAATGCCTGCGAAAAGAGCCTCAAACAGCTAAAAACAGACATCATCGACATTTACTTTTTACATCGGACAGATTTCAGCGTACCCCAGAAAGAGACTCTGGAAGCTTTGGATCTTCTGATCCGTCAGGGAAAGATCAGATATATCGCCTGCTCCACCCATCCAGCCTGGCGGGTGGTCGAAGCACTATGGATTGCCGAGACCAACCGGTATCCCAAGTTTATCTGTGAACAATCACCGTACAACCTGCTTGATCGCCGCATAGAAAATGAGATTTTACCCATGTGCCAGGCTTACGATCTGGGAATGATGACGTGGTCCCCACTGGCTCAGGGTGTGTTGGCCGGTCGATATAAGAATGCGGCCAGACTGCCAAAACAAAGCCGTGGTTCACAAAAAAAAATATTTGCAGAACGTATTACACAGAAAGGGGTTGACGTCGCTCTCGATCTGAACAGGTGTGCATCAGCAAAGGGCTGCACTTTGGCTCAAATAGCAGTGGCCTGGATTCTAAGGAACCATTCAGTCACTTCCGTCATCATCGGCCCCAGAACCCTAAATCATTTAAAGGAATTACTTTCGGCAAGCAAAATTAAGTTAAACAGTGAGGATATGAAATATTGCAACCGCCTGGTACCGCCGGGAACATTTGTTTCCGATCACTTTAACACCGCGGGTTGGATTTAG
- a CDS encoding GntR family transcriptional regulator has product MKNLGAEYENLDQKAYLIIKEMIINRKLLPGDKIPQEKLAHELGISRTPLVSALKYLEKEKLVEAKPRKGFFVRLFTVQEMVTIFELREVLEGLAARRAAICISDSQINKLSRFFKQFSPPIKHTQYKAYAREDRQFHSYVTEIGSKEFLKSILQVYNIISFSYQVISSEGLVRPPDETIHEHRAMIEAICSRESADAEELMRQHFIRTIDFLKNEIGKRSLAVNH; this is encoded by the coding sequence ATGAAAAACCTGGGAGCGGAATACGAAAATCTGGATCAAAAGGCTTACCTGATTATCAAAGAAATGATCATTAACCGCAAACTTCTACCCGGAGATAAAATCCCTCAGGAAAAATTGGCCCATGAGCTGGGCATCAGCCGAACCCCGCTGGTCAGCGCACTCAAGTATCTGGAAAAAGAAAAACTGGTTGAAGCCAAGCCCCGCAAAGGTTTTTTTGTCCGCCTGTTTACCGTTCAGGAAATGGTCACCATATTTGAATTACGGGAAGTGCTCGAAGGACTGGCGGCCAGAAGGGCGGCAATTTGTATCAGTGATAGCCAAATTAACAAGCTCAGCCGTTTTTTCAAGCAGTTTTCACCCCCCATCAAACATACCCAATACAAGGCGTACGCCAGGGAGGATCGGCAGTTTCACAGCTACGTCACTGAAATCGGATCCAAGGAATTTTTAAAAAGCATTTTACAAGTGTATAATATCATTAGTTTTTCATATCAGGTGATTTCTTCAGAAGGATTGGTGCGGCCGCCGGATGAAACCATACACGAACATCGGGCAATGATTGAGGCGATCTGCAGTCGTGAATCTGCCGATGCCGAAGAGCTTATGCGACAGCATTTTATCCGTACCATTGATTTTTTAAAGAATGAAATCGGAAAGCGATCATTGGCTGTCAACCATTAG